The segment TATCTTGGTAATCTATCCTTTCCATTTTCCTTATTGTGTTTATGATTGTCCATTTATCAGGAGTTTGAAGATACCCTCAGCTATATTGCGAAAATACGCAATGAGGCGGAGCCATTTGGCATCTGCCGCATAATTCCTCCGGCTTCTTGGACCCCACCATGCCCCCTAAAAAATAAAGAAGTATGGGAGCATGCCAAATTTTCCACCCGAATTCAGCAAGTTGACCTGCTTCAGAATAGGGAGCCGATGAGGAAGAAAAACAAAAGCAGGAAAAGAAAACGGAGAAGGCAATCGAGAATGAGTAAAACAAGAAGGCGTCTCAATTCTGGTTCAGATTCTCGGGCTGcttccgagaatgaagagaagtTTGGGTTCAACACTGGGTCAGACTTCACCTTTGAAGAATATAACATCTATGCTCAGAATTTCAAACAGAGTTACTTCGGGATGAAAGATATGCCGGAGAAATCTAATGTTGCTGAAACAAAAAGATGGCAACCCTCATTGGAGGACATAGAAGGCGAATACTGGCGAATAGTAGAACAGCCCACTGATGAAGTTGAGGTATGAAAACATAACTGAACTCTATTTTCTGGAAAAAAATGGAAAATTTCTGCCTTATCTTCTGCGGTAAAACTTTCTCACTTATTTATCTTGTTCCAGGTTTACTATGGTGCTGACCTGGAAACAGCAGATTTTGGAAGTGGGTTTCCGAAAGCATCATCAAATCTAATCAAAGGAGATTCAGATCAGTATGTGACATCAGGCTGGAATCTGAACAACTTCGCTCGACTGCCAGGTTCCATGCTTTCTTTCGAAGGATGTGATATATCGGGAGTCTTAGTTCCATGGCTGTATGTGGGGATGTGCTTCTCTTCCTTTTGCTGGGTAAGCATAACATTACGAATGTTTTATATAATAATCTGTTTCTTTCGTCATAGCCACTTTCTTGAATTTTTGTTCGTTTCGTAATCTGTTTGCATTTTTGTTTGGAACAGCATGTTGAAGACCACCACCTGTATTCGCTCAACTATCTTCATTTTGGAGATCCGAAAGTATGGTACGGAGTTCCTGGAACTCATGCTTCTAATTTGG is part of the Rutidosis leptorrhynchoides isolate AG116_Rl617_1_P2 unplaced genomic scaffold, CSIRO_AGI_Rlap_v1 contig619, whole genome shotgun sequence genome and harbors:
- the LOC139884893 gene encoding lysine-specific demethylase JMJ18-like, with protein sequence MKKETTSETPGSPRNRTVSARWDPENACRPVIGEAPVFYPTAEEFEDTLSYIAKIRNEAEPFGICRIIPPASWTPPCPLKNKEVWEHAKFSTRIQQVDLLQNREPMRKKNKSRKRKRRRQSRMSKTRRRLNSGSDSRAASENEEKFGFNTGSDFTFEEYNIYAQNFKQSYFGMKDMPEKSNVAETKRWQPSLEDIEGEYWRIVEQPTDEVEVYYGADLETADFGSGFPKASSNLIKGDSDQYVTSGWNLNNFARLPGSMLSFEGCDISGVLVPWLYVGMCFSSFCWHVEDHHLYSLNYLHFGDPKVWYGVPGTHASNLEDAMRKHLPDLFDEVPDLLNELVTQLSPSLLKEEGVPVHRAVQHSGEFILTFPRAYHAGFNCGFNCAEAVNVAPVDWLSHGQQAVEIYSEQHRKASLSHDKLLLGSAREAALALWELEVLRKESPQNSRCKRICGKDGVLTKALKARVQMEEQRIGCLPTPLKFKKMKNDSDSET